Within the Medicago truncatula cultivar Jemalong A17 chromosome 4, MtrunA17r5.0-ANR, whole genome shotgun sequence genome, the region GTATTTGCTATGTAATTAATGGTACCTGTACTATTGGAGTTTGGATATTATTGTTTGCAGAATCCTTAGGGAGTAATGGCATGGATGATGCTCCTCCTTTTGTTGAATTCCGAAGGAGACGTGAATACATAAGCAACCCTGATCTTCTATCATATCCTTTACTGCTACTTGTGCTAGCTGAGCCATCAATGCCTTGTTGTTTAACAGTGTGATGTATATGATAatggtgatgatggtgatgatgatgctgttgaattgatgatgatgaccTCTTTTTCTTAGGTTTCTCAACATATACTTTGACTAACACTGCCTTATCTTTGCGGTAACTTACCTATAAATTATTACTCAGAGAGGTAAATTAAATAGAAACTCCATATGTCAAATTAAGCACAGCACAAAATTAGGCACtgattagagaaaaaaaatgtagaagtAACTAATTTACCTGTTTGGTAGGCATT harbors:
- the LOC25493590 gene encoding myotubularin-related protein DDB_G0290005, with amino-acid sequence MPTKQVSYRKDKAVLVKVYVEKPKKKRSSSSIQQHHHHHHHHYHIHHTVKQQGIDGSASTSSSKGYDRRSGLLMYSRLLRNSTKGGASSMPLLPKDSANNNIQTPIVQMNSLKKKPKNAGTPGCFGNWKLLIPSFLRPWSNDPKKEKKKKKGISGNGFKKLQVSRGKSIIPKVFSTCK